Proteins encoded together in one Kutzneria kofuensis window:
- the folP gene encoding dihydropteroate synthase encodes MGVVNVTADSFSDGGRYLRTDDAVEHGLELWESGADLVDVGGESTRPGADRVDAEVEIARVVPVIERLSAQGVLVSVDTTRAVVADAALDAGAAVINDVSGGLADPQMAKVVATAGAPWILMHWRGHSKNMNDLATYRDVVAEVRDELSARVDAALAAGVSADALVLDPGLGFAKQREHDWALLHGLDQLLGLGFPLLVGASRKRFLGALLADAEGNPRPPDGREVATTTITALAAAAGVWGVRVHDVRRSLDAALVVRAWQRGSGE; translated from the coding sequence ATGGGCGTGGTGAACGTCACCGCCGACTCCTTCTCGGACGGCGGGCGGTACCTGCGCACGGACGACGCCGTCGAGCACGGCCTTGAGCTGTGGGAGAGCGGCGCGGACCTGGTGGACGTGGGCGGGGAGTCGACCCGTCCGGGAGCGGACCGGGTGGACGCCGAGGTGGAGATCGCTCGGGTGGTGCCGGTGATCGAGCGGCTGTCGGCCCAGGGCGTGCTGGTGAGCGTGGACACGACCCGGGCGGTGGTGGCGGACGCGGCGCTGGACGCGGGCGCGGCGGTGATCAACGACGTCTCGGGCGGCCTGGCCGACCCGCAGATGGCCAAGGTGGTCGCGACCGCGGGCGCGCCGTGGATCCTGATGCACTGGCGTGGCCACAGCAAGAACATGAACGACCTGGCGACCTACCGGGACGTGGTGGCCGAGGTGCGCGACGAGCTGTCGGCCCGGGTGGACGCGGCGCTGGCGGCGGGGGTGTCGGCCGACGCCCTGGTACTGGACCCGGGCCTGGGCTTTGCCAAGCAGCGTGAGCACGACTGGGCCCTGCTGCACGGCCTGGACCAGCTGCTGGGGCTGGGCTTCCCGCTGCTGGTCGGGGCCTCCCGCAAACGCTTTCTCGGCGCGCTGCTGGCGGACGCCGAAGGCAACCCGAGGCCGCCGGACGGCCGCGAGGTGGCGACGACGACGATCACGGCGCTGGCGGCCGCGGCCGGGGTGTGGGGCGTGCGGGTGCACGATGTCCGCCGGTCGTTGGACGCGGCGCTGGTGGTGCGGGCCTGGCAGAGGGGAAGCGGCGAATGA
- a CDS encoding Rossmann-like and DUF2520 domain-containing protein: protein MTRPARLAVGVVSAGRVGSVLGAALARAGHVVVAASGVSKASVRRAEELLPDVPLLPPDEVAARADLVLLAVPDDALGGLVRGLVATDSLRAGQIVVHTSGAHGVDVLKPAAEVGVLPLALHPAMTFTGRAEDLHRVVACCVGVTANEDDLAGWNVGEALVVEMGAEPVRVPEPVRPLYHAALTHGANHLATLVTECVDLLRNAGIEPAERVISPLLSAALDNALRHGDRALTGPVARGDVGTVRKHVAVLRETSPDTVPAYLALARRTAHRAADAGVLRADAVPEILSVLDEETER, encoded by the coding sequence ATGACCCGCCCCGCCCGACTCGCCGTGGGCGTGGTGTCCGCCGGCAGGGTCGGCTCGGTGCTCGGCGCCGCGCTGGCCCGGGCGGGCCACGTCGTCGTCGCGGCGTCCGGCGTGTCCAAGGCGTCGGTGCGCCGGGCCGAGGAGCTGCTGCCGGACGTGCCGCTGCTGCCGCCGGACGAGGTTGCGGCGCGGGCGGACCTCGTGTTGCTGGCCGTGCCGGACGACGCGCTGGGCGGCCTGGTTCGAGGCCTGGTGGCGACGGATTCGCTGCGCGCCGGGCAGATCGTGGTGCACACCTCCGGGGCGCACGGCGTCGATGTGCTCAAGCCCGCCGCCGAGGTCGGGGTGCTGCCGCTGGCGCTGCACCCGGCGATGACGTTCACCGGCCGCGCCGAGGACCTGCACCGAGTCGTGGCCTGCTGCGTCGGCGTCACGGCGAACGAGGACGACCTGGCCGGCTGGAACGTCGGCGAGGCGCTGGTCGTGGAGATGGGCGCGGAGCCGGTGCGGGTGCCGGAGCCGGTCCGCCCGCTCTACCACGCGGCCCTGACGCACGGCGCCAACCACCTGGCCACGCTGGTCACCGAATGCGTGGACCTGCTGCGCAACGCGGGCATCGAGCCGGCGGAGCGGGTGATCAGCCCGCTGCTGTCGGCGGCGCTGGACAACGCGCTGCGGCACGGCGACCGCGCGCTGACCGGTCCGGTCGCCCGCGGCGACGTCGGCACCGTGCGTAAGCACGTCGCCGTGCTGCGCGAGACGTCGCCCGACACCGTGCCGGCCTACCTGGCGCTGGCCCGCCGCACCGCGCACCGGGCCGCCGACGCCGGCGTGCTGCGGGCGGACGCTGTGCCCGAGATCCTTTCCGTGCTCGACGAGGAGACCGAGAGATGA
- a CDS encoding PrsW family intramembrane metalloprotease: MLAPVVGLIALGLSALVLLGLGVGKVGPLGVAVGAGAALLPVGPVVAAFLWIDRWEPEPAKLLWLAFLWGACGATICSLLINSTAEALGDLAFGHGGGNTIAATISAPIAEEAAKGVFLLGLLVWRRQEFDGLVDGIVYAGFTAAGFAFTENIYYFGRVFATFGFGSATTGVIAAFILRGVLAPFTHPLFTAMTGIGIGVAARTRSSKVRVIAPLVGYLCAVLLHSLWNSSATLGGANTFLVVYFLVILPILAAMVAVVVWQRRREQRVVAAQLPGMAAAGWIAASEVSLLSSLTGRRGWRTAVRKRAGSHAAKAVHEYQTAATELAFLRNAVEHGTAGPDADERQRRLLETMLEARQAAVNAPDALRATRHHLDRRENGPDGLRA; the protein is encoded by the coding sequence GTGCTGGCCCCGGTGGTCGGACTGATCGCCCTCGGACTGTCCGCCCTCGTCCTGCTGGGACTCGGCGTGGGCAAGGTCGGCCCGCTCGGTGTCGCGGTCGGCGCGGGCGCCGCCCTGCTGCCGGTCGGGCCGGTGGTCGCCGCGTTCCTGTGGATCGACCGGTGGGAGCCCGAGCCGGCGAAGCTGCTGTGGCTGGCCTTCCTCTGGGGCGCGTGCGGCGCGACGATCTGCTCGCTGCTGATCAACAGCACCGCGGAGGCGCTCGGCGACCTCGCGTTCGGGCACGGCGGTGGCAACACCATCGCGGCGACGATCTCCGCCCCGATCGCCGAGGAGGCGGCCAAGGGCGTGTTCCTGCTCGGGCTGCTGGTGTGGCGGCGGCAGGAGTTCGACGGCCTGGTGGACGGCATCGTCTACGCCGGCTTCACCGCGGCCGGCTTCGCGTTCACCGAGAACATCTACTACTTCGGCCGGGTGTTCGCGACGTTCGGCTTCGGCAGCGCGACCACCGGCGTGATCGCCGCGTTCATCCTGCGCGGGGTGCTCGCGCCCTTCACGCATCCGCTGTTCACGGCCATGACCGGCATCGGGATCGGCGTCGCCGCGCGCACCCGGAGCAGCAAGGTCCGGGTGATCGCGCCGCTCGTCGGCTACCTGTGCGCGGTGCTGCTGCACTCGCTGTGGAACTCGTCGGCAACGCTGGGCGGCGCGAACACGTTCCTGGTCGTGTACTTCCTTGTGATCCTGCCGATCCTGGCCGCGATGGTGGCGGTGGTGGTGTGGCAGCGGCGGCGCGAGCAGCGGGTGGTCGCCGCGCAGCTGCCGGGCATGGCCGCCGCGGGCTGGATCGCCGCCAGCGAGGTGTCGCTGCTGTCCAGCCTGACCGGCCGCCGCGGCTGGCGGACGGCCGTGCGCAAGCGGGCCGGCAGCCACGCGGCCAAGGCCGTGCACGAGTACCAGACCGCCGCGACGGAGTTGGCGTTTCTGCGCAACGCGGTCGAGCACGGCACCGCCGGCCCGGACGCCGACGAGCGGCAGCGGCGGCTGCTGGAGACGATGCTGGAGGCACGGCAGGCGGCGGTGAACGCGCCGGACGCGCTGCGGGCGACCCGCCATCACCTGGACCGGCGAGAGAACGGCCCGGACGGTCTGCGCGCTTGA
- the panD gene encoding aspartate 1-decarboxylase has protein sequence MFRTMLKSKIHRATVTQADLNYVGSVTIDEDLMQAADLLPGEQVAIVDVTNGARLETYVIPGERGSGVIGINGAAAHLVHPGDLVILISYGVMDEIESIAYRPKIVFVDADNKVLDRGDDPAHAPAGSGLSSGAEVHAETSDAARLDALLQAEA, from the coding sequence ATGTTCCGCACGATGCTGAAGTCCAAGATCCACAGAGCCACCGTCACCCAGGCGGACCTGAACTACGTCGGCTCCGTCACCATCGACGAGGACCTGATGCAGGCGGCCGACCTGCTGCCCGGCGAGCAGGTGGCGATCGTCGACGTGACCAACGGGGCGCGGCTGGAGACCTACGTCATCCCCGGTGAGCGGGGCAGCGGCGTGATCGGCATCAACGGCGCCGCCGCGCACCTGGTGCACCCCGGCGACCTGGTCATCCTGATCTCGTACGGGGTGATGGACGAGATCGAGTCCATCGCCTACCGGCCGAAGATCGTGTTCGTCGACGCCGACAACAAGGTGCTGGACCGGGGCGACGACCCGGCGCACGCGCCGGCCGGCTCGGGCCTGAGCTCCGGCGCCGAGGTGCACGCCGAGACCTCCGACGCGGCCCGCCTGGACGCGCTGCTGCAGGCGGAGGCGTAA
- a CDS encoding SAM-dependent methyltransferase, translating to MELPDWHSAWRAALYGPTGFFARGARPADHFRTSPLVGPELAEAVVELLDRVDRALDRPNPLDFVDVGAGGGELAAQVHALSGRFGGRLRVRAVELARPALPAGVEWSSELPDQVTGLVIAHEWLDSLPCRVVQVHGSRVVEVHVSADGTESLGDPVSSEWLDAWWPLSAEGQRAEIGSGRDAAWADLVARVAAGAALAVDYGHFAGARPFAGSLTGYRSGRQVAPVPDGSCDITAHVAFDAVAAAAGPCELLTQREALAALGTSVEPPAAGLAARDPLGWLAASARAGRVAELRDPAGLGGFHWLLCPRSAPIGLVRA from the coding sequence ATGGAACTCCCCGACTGGCATTCGGCTTGGCGGGCAGCCCTCTACGGCCCCACGGGCTTCTTCGCCCGCGGGGCGCGGCCGGCCGACCACTTCCGCACTTCCCCGTTGGTCGGACCGGAACTGGCCGAGGCGGTCGTCGAGCTGCTCGACCGGGTGGACCGGGCCCTGGACCGGCCGAATCCGCTGGATTTCGTGGACGTCGGGGCCGGCGGCGGGGAGCTGGCCGCGCAGGTGCACGCCTTGTCCGGACGGTTCGGCGGGCGGCTGCGGGTGCGGGCCGTCGAGCTGGCCCGGCCGGCGCTGCCGGCCGGTGTCGAGTGGTCGTCGGAACTGCCCGATCAGGTGACGGGCTTGGTCATCGCCCACGAGTGGCTGGACTCGCTGCCGTGCCGGGTCGTGCAGGTGCACGGGAGCCGGGTCGTGGAGGTCCACGTGTCCGCCGACGGCACGGAATCGTTGGGCGATCCGGTGTCCTCGGAGTGGCTGGACGCCTGGTGGCCGCTGTCGGCCGAGGGCCAGCGGGCCGAGATCGGGTCGGGGCGGGACGCCGCATGGGCGGACTTGGTGGCACGAGTCGCCGCCGGGGCCGCCTTGGCCGTCGACTACGGCCACTTCGCCGGGGCCCGGCCGTTCGCGGGGTCGCTGACCGGTTACCGGTCCGGCCGGCAGGTCGCGCCCGTGCCGGACGGCAGCTGCGACATCACCGCCCACGTGGCCTTCGACGCCGTCGCGGCCGCGGCCGGACCGTGTGAGCTGCTCACCCAACGGGAAGCGTTGGCGGCGTTGGGAACGAGTGTCGAGCCGCCCGCCGCCGGGCTCGCCGCGCGGGATCCGCTCGGCTGGCTCGCCGCCTCCGCCCGCGCCGGCCGGGTCGCCGAGCTGCGCGATCCCGCCGGCCTCGGCGGCTTCCACTGGCTGCTCTGTCCCCGGTCGGCGCCGATCGGCCTCGTGCGAGCATGA
- the folB gene encoding dihydroneopterin aldolase, producing the protein MSDRITLTGLRVRGHHGVFEHEKRDGQDFLVDVTVWMDLTAAAASDDLTQTLHYGELAERVAAIVAGDPRDLIETVAGDIADEVLTDERVREVEVTVHKPSAPIPLSFQDVAVTVRRGRR; encoded by the coding sequence ATGAGCGACCGGATCACGCTGACCGGGCTGCGGGTGCGCGGCCATCACGGTGTGTTCGAGCACGAGAAGCGGGACGGCCAGGACTTCCTGGTCGACGTCACCGTGTGGATGGACCTGACGGCCGCGGCCGCGAGTGACGACCTGACGCAGACGCTGCACTACGGCGAGCTGGCGGAGCGGGTGGCGGCGATCGTGGCCGGCGATCCGCGGGATCTCATCGAGACGGTCGCCGGCGACATCGCCGACGAGGTGCTGACCGATGAGCGGGTCCGGGAGGTCGAGGTGACGGTGCACAAGCCGTCGGCGCCGATCCCACTGTCCTTCCAGGACGTCGCCGTGACGGTCCGGAGAGGCCGCCGGTGA
- the folK gene encoding 2-amino-4-hydroxy-6-hydroxymethyldihydropteridine diphosphokinase has protein sequence MTRAVLSLGSNLGDRLAFLQGAVTGLRPHLEAVSPVYETAAWGVEEQPDFLNAIVIVQAGDVDEWGWLRLGQRLENEAGRVREQRWGPRTLDVDVVTVDGVSSTHPDLLLPHPGTPERATVLIPWLDVEPDAVLPGHGRIADVMAGLSADGVRRRDDLRLEW, from the coding sequence GTGACGCGGGCGGTGCTGTCGCTGGGGTCGAACCTGGGCGACCGGTTGGCGTTCCTGCAGGGCGCGGTGACGGGCCTGCGGCCGCACCTCGAAGCGGTGTCCCCGGTGTACGAGACGGCCGCGTGGGGCGTGGAGGAGCAGCCGGACTTCCTGAACGCGATCGTGATCGTCCAGGCCGGCGACGTCGACGAGTGGGGCTGGCTGCGCCTGGGACAGCGGTTGGAGAACGAGGCCGGCCGGGTTCGGGAGCAGCGCTGGGGTCCTCGCACGTTGGACGTGGATGTGGTGACTGTGGACGGCGTGAGCTCGACTCACCCGGATTTGTTGCTGCCGCATCCGGGCACCCCGGAGCGGGCCACGGTGCTGATTCCGTGGCTGGACGTCGAGCCCGACGCGGTGCTGCCCGGGCACGGCCGGATCGCCGACGTGATGGCCGGGCTGAGCGCCGACGGGGTGCGCCGCCGGGACGATCTCCGGCTGGAGTGGTGA
- the panC gene encoding pantoate--beta-alanine ligase: MNLTRTDYAPGQLTVHSSPEKLGRVTRALRTAGRKVVLVPTMGALHEGHLELIRRARRLAGTVVVVSIFVNPLQFGAGEDIDRYPRPLEADLDKLRAEGVELAFTPGVEDIYPETPQITVHPGPLGDELEGQVRKGHFAGVLTVVAKLFNIVRPDMAFFGEKDYQQLTLIRRMVRELHFDVQVVGVPTIREADGLALSSRNVYLSEQQREAAVALSAALAAGRHAGFDGAEAVLKAAGDVLAAQDGVDVFYLELRSPDLGPAPASGDARLLVAARVGDTRLIDNAAVQLGAVVANQ, translated from the coding sequence ATGAACCTGACCCGGACCGACTACGCGCCCGGGCAGCTGACCGTGCACTCCAGCCCGGAGAAGCTGGGCCGGGTCACCAGGGCGCTGCGCACCGCGGGCCGCAAGGTGGTGCTGGTGCCGACCATGGGCGCGCTGCACGAGGGCCACCTGGAGCTGATCCGGCGGGCGCGCCGGCTGGCCGGCACCGTCGTGGTGGTGTCGATCTTCGTGAACCCGTTGCAGTTCGGGGCAGGAGAGGACATCGACCGCTACCCGCGACCGCTGGAGGCGGACCTGGACAAGCTCCGCGCCGAGGGCGTGGAGCTGGCGTTCACGCCCGGCGTCGAGGACATCTACCCGGAGACGCCGCAGATCACCGTGCACCCGGGTCCGCTCGGCGACGAGCTGGAGGGCCAGGTGCGCAAGGGCCACTTCGCCGGCGTGCTGACGGTGGTGGCCAAGCTGTTCAACATCGTCCGGCCGGACATGGCCTTTTTCGGGGAGAAGGACTACCAGCAGCTGACGCTGATCCGGCGGATGGTCCGCGAGCTGCACTTCGACGTGCAGGTCGTGGGCGTGCCGACGATCAGGGAGGCCGACGGCCTGGCCCTGTCCTCGCGCAACGTCTACCTGTCCGAGCAGCAGCGGGAGGCCGCGGTGGCGCTGTCCGCCGCGCTGGCCGCGGGCCGGCACGCCGGCTTCGACGGAGCGGAGGCGGTGCTGAAGGCGGCCGGCGACGTGTTGGCCGCGCAGGACGGGGTGGACGTGTTCTACCTGGAGCTGCGTTCGCCCGACCTCGGCCCGGCGCCGGCCAGTGGGGACGCGCGGCTGCTGGTCGCCGCCAGGGTCGGGGACACCCGGCTGATCGACAACGCCGCGGTGCAGCTCGGCGCCGTGGTCGCGAACCAGTAG
- a CDS encoding DUF3180 domain-containing protein, translating to MKFTRIRDLVAVALVAGLLTAIVLRLVYADLPTLPRLAGVTFGVLAIVEAILAWQLRNRIAGKPGVRPVQPLTAARAVALAKASSLVGALMAGVWAGVLLTVLPLLAVSSAANEDRTTALVGLVGSAALVAAALWLEHCCKTPDPPQQDDSVGLR from the coding sequence ATGAAGTTCACGCGAATCCGGGACCTGGTCGCCGTCGCGCTGGTCGCGGGCCTGCTGACGGCGATCGTGCTGCGACTGGTGTACGCGGACCTGCCGACGCTGCCGCGGCTGGCCGGCGTGACCTTCGGGGTGCTGGCGATCGTGGAGGCGATCCTGGCCTGGCAGCTGCGCAACCGCATCGCCGGCAAGCCGGGGGTGCGGCCGGTGCAGCCGTTGACCGCCGCTCGGGCGGTCGCGCTGGCGAAGGCGTCGTCGCTGGTGGGTGCGCTCATGGCGGGGGTGTGGGCCGGGGTGCTGCTGACGGTGCTCCCGCTGCTGGCGGTGTCCTCGGCGGCCAATGAGGACCGGACGACGGCATTGGTCGGACTGGTCGGTTCGGCGGCGCTGGTCGCCGCGGCGTTGTGGTTGGAGCACTGCTGCAAGACGCCGGATCCGCCGCAGCAGGATGACAGCGTCGGACTGCGTTGA
- a CDS encoding NADH-quinone oxidoreductase subunit D — protein sequence MRPVQITVGVGAGAKYLGVDHVIDLGPLHPSAHGAYRLRLVVDDNVVTEAEPLVGHLHRGAEKLFEVRDYRQVLTLANRHDWLAAFCNELTVALAVERMTAMTVPPRAVRLRMILCELNRMLAHLVFLAPLTRQLTGEPTPGTTAALRGREAVQAVMEQASGGRIHFMANRIGGLREDVPATWIPNVRELLGLVESLLPAIRSATVDDDAFRSRHAGLGVLTRDAALALGVTGPTGRASGVDVDLRRDGEHLAYQDFQPVLGSTGDALARVECVVGEVELSLRLIASTLDDLPSGPVNLRLPKAVKAPEGSVYVWTEAPLGISGVHLASRGEKTPWRLKLRTPSFNNVQALSALLPGTPVADLPAVLGSFAVVVGDIDK from the coding sequence ATGAGACCCGTGCAGATCACCGTCGGCGTCGGCGCGGGCGCCAAGTACCTCGGCGTCGACCACGTCATCGACCTCGGCCCGCTGCACCCGTCGGCGCACGGCGCGTACCGGCTGCGGCTCGTTGTCGACGACAACGTCGTCACGGAGGCCGAGCCGCTCGTCGGACACCTGCACCGCGGCGCGGAGAAGCTGTTCGAGGTCCGCGACTACCGGCAGGTGCTCACCCTGGCCAACCGGCACGACTGGCTCGCCGCCTTCTGCAACGAGCTGACCGTCGCGCTGGCGGTGGAGCGGATGACGGCTATGACCGTGCCGCCTCGGGCCGTGCGGCTGCGGATGATCCTGTGCGAGTTGAACCGGATGCTGGCGCACCTGGTGTTCCTCGCGCCGCTGACCCGGCAGCTCACCGGCGAGCCGACTCCCGGCACCACGGCTGCGCTGCGCGGCCGCGAGGCCGTGCAGGCGGTGATGGAACAGGCCTCCGGCGGGCGGATCCACTTCATGGCCAACCGGATCGGTGGCCTGCGCGAGGACGTGCCCGCCACGTGGATCCCGAACGTCCGGGAGCTGCTCGGCTTGGTGGAGTCGCTGCTGCCGGCGATTCGATCGGCCACTGTGGACGATGACGCCTTCCGGTCCCGGCACGCCGGCCTCGGCGTTCTGACCCGCGACGCTGCGCTGGCGTTGGGGGTCACCGGCCCCACCGGACGGGCCAGCGGCGTCGACGTCGATCTACGACGCGACGGCGAACACCTTGCCTACCAGGACTTTCAGCCCGTCCTGGGGTCCACCGGCGACGCGCTGGCCCGGGTCGAATGCGTCGTCGGCGAGGTCGAGCTGTCGCTGCGGCTGATCGCGTCCACCCTGGACGACCTGCCGTCCGGGCCGGTGAACCTGCGGCTGCCCAAGGCCGTCAAGGCCCCCGAGGGCTCCGTCTACGTGTGGACCGAGGCCCCGCTCGGCATCTCCGGCGTGCACCTCGCCTCACGCGGCGAGAAAACCCCGTGGCGGCTCAAGCTCCGCACCCCGTCGTTCAACAACGTGCAGGCGCTGTCCGCGCTGCTGCCCGGAACCCCGGTCGCCGACCTGCCCGCGGTGCTCGGGTCCTTCGCGGTTGTCGTCGGCGACATCGACAAGTGA
- a CDS encoding DUF6779 domain-containing protein, whose product MTGRSGLTEGERGDSRGYGRLLLVAVLVLAIAATAVLVLSNDARFLRLGVLAALWAALVGAFLAVKYRREAAASEDEVADLQAVYELELEREVAARREYELEIEAETRRRVEEESREDLDALRGELRALRENLEALLGGEVLVERVALRAESTRMRSLSDQSRLLAVGEDRIIAKEDRKPITVGSVRKEAPADKSVLPTELIERIPHEPLRTNAKEQVPRRPEPSRPEQARQASRSNAQTEALSRSTGQARREPQRPAQPAATQFVSRPAAAKAAEARPAERRPESRQPEPRQPEPRQPEARPTGVPNVVGMRVRPPEPSQPMAQPVSQAMSQPMRAPEPREPRRPEPRQPEQRSQPAQRPEPATMAMRLNPDAKQPAARQPEPPRAAETSGRRRRPEAEATAMAPRPTPAETSGRRRRPEPEPAPVVAGPPPEVDGPVWDPELGDWVPNSLELPIPVRTAPVPTPGPAPAAPPPPVVDSGAHAAGKSVSELLASLGQEEPRGRRRRRSDD is encoded by the coding sequence ATGACCGGCCGCAGCGGCTTGACCGAAGGCGAGCGCGGTGACAGTCGTGGATACGGTCGGCTACTCCTGGTAGCGGTTCTCGTCCTGGCCATCGCCGCGACCGCCGTGCTTGTCCTGAGCAACGACGCGAGGTTCTTGCGCCTGGGCGTCCTCGCGGCGCTGTGGGCTGCCCTCGTGGGCGCGTTTTTGGCGGTCAAGTACCGCAGAGAGGCCGCGGCGAGCGAGGACGAGGTCGCCGACCTGCAGGCCGTCTACGAGCTCGAGCTGGAGCGTGAGGTCGCCGCCCGGCGCGAGTACGAGCTGGAGATCGAGGCCGAGACGCGGCGCCGGGTCGAGGAGGAGTCCCGGGAGGACCTGGACGCGCTGCGCGGCGAGCTGCGGGCGCTGCGGGAGAACCTCGAGGCGCTGCTGGGCGGCGAGGTGCTGGTCGAGCGGGTGGCGCTGCGGGCGGAGTCGACGCGGATGCGGTCGCTGTCCGACCAGTCCCGGCTGCTGGCCGTGGGCGAGGACCGGATCATCGCCAAGGAGGACCGCAAGCCGATCACGGTCGGTTCGGTCCGCAAGGAGGCGCCGGCGGACAAGTCGGTGCTGCCGACCGAGCTGATCGAGCGGATCCCGCACGAGCCGCTGCGCACCAACGCCAAGGAGCAAGTGCCGCGCCGGCCGGAGCCGAGCCGTCCCGAGCAGGCGCGCCAGGCCAGCCGCAGCAACGCGCAGACCGAGGCGTTGAGCCGGTCGACGGGGCAGGCGCGGCGTGAGCCGCAGCGCCCGGCGCAGCCGGCCGCGACCCAGTTCGTGAGCCGCCCGGCCGCCGCGAAGGCCGCCGAGGCCCGGCCGGCCGAGCGCCGGCCCGAGTCCCGGCAGCCGGAGCCGCGCCAGCCCGAGCCGCGTCAGCCGGAGGCCCGCCCGACCGGAGTGCCCAATGTGGTCGGCATGCGGGTGCGGCCGCCGGAGCCGTCCCAGCCGATGGCGCAGCCGGTGTCCCAAGCCATGTCGCAGCCGATGCGCGCGCCCGAGCCGCGGGAGCCGCGCCGGCCCGAGCCGAGGCAGCCCGAGCAGCGCTCGCAGCCGGCCCAGCGGCCCGAGCCGGCGACGATGGCGATGCGCCTCAACCCGGACGCGAAGCAGCCGGCCGCCCGTCAGCCGGAGCCGCCGCGCGCCGCCGAGACCTCCGGCCGCCGCCGTCGCCCCGAGGCCGAGGCCACCGCGATGGCCCCGAGGCCGACACCGGCCGAGACCTCCGGGCGTCGCCGTCGCCCCGAGCCCGAGCCGGCGCCCGTGGTCGCGGGGCCGCCGCCCGAGGTGGACGGTCCCGTCTGGGACCCGGAACTCGGCGACTGGGTGCCGAACTCGCTGGAGCTGCCGATTCCGGTGCGGACCGCGCCGGTGCCCACGCCCGGTCCGGCGCCGGCCGCCCCGCCGCCGCCCGTGGTGGACTCCGGCGCGCACGCCGCCGGCAAGTCCGTCAGCGAGCTGCTGGCGTCGCTGGGGCAGGAAGAGCCGCGCGGCCGTCGCCGCCGCCGCTCGGACGACTAG
- a CDS encoding type III pantothenate kinase has translation MLLCVDIGNTNISLGMYRDEELVRDWRMRTDARMTADELALGMRGMLGPLADKVTGVSALSTVPAVLRELRVMLGRYYGDVPRIVIGPGVRTGVPLLVDNPREVGGDRLVNTMAAHHLFGTACIVVDFGTSTNIDVSTAKGEFIGGAFAPGIEISVDALAARAAQLRKVELVRPRSVIGKNTVECLQSGILYGFAGQVDGLVRRITAELEAGGSGPVNVIGTGGLAPLVVSESETIKHHVPELTLLGLRLAYERNMA, from the coding sequence GTGCTGCTGTGCGTCGACATCGGCAACACCAACATCTCGCTCGGCATGTACCGGGACGAGGAGCTGGTGCGCGACTGGCGGATGCGGACCGACGCACGGATGACCGCCGACGAGCTGGCGCTGGGCATGCGCGGCATGCTCGGCCCGCTGGCCGACAAGGTGACCGGCGTTTCCGCGCTGTCGACCGTGCCGGCGGTGCTGCGGGAACTACGCGTCATGCTCGGCCGCTACTACGGCGACGTGCCGCGGATCGTGATCGGGCCGGGGGTGCGCACCGGCGTGCCGCTGCTGGTGGACAACCCGAGGGAGGTGGGCGGTGACCGTCTCGTCAACACGATGGCCGCTCACCACCTGTTCGGCACCGCCTGCATAGTCGTCGACTTCGGCACGTCCACCAACATCGACGTCTCCACCGCCAAGGGGGAGTTCATCGGCGGGGCGTTCGCCCCCGGCATCGAGATCTCCGTCGACGCGCTGGCCGCGCGGGCCGCGCAGCTGCGCAAGGTGGAGCTGGTGCGGCCCCGGTCGGTGATCGGCAAGAACACGGTGGAGTGCCTGCAGTCCGGCATCCTCTACGGCTTCGCCGGCCAGGTCGACGGCCTGGTCCGGCGGATCACCGCCGAGTTGGAGGCCGGCGGGTCCGGGCCGGTCAACGTGATCGGCACCGGCGGCCTGGCCCCGCTCGTGGTCAGCGAGTCGGAGACGATCAAGCACCACGTCCCCGAGCTGACGCTGCTCGGGCTGCGCCTGGCCTACGAACGCAACATGGCCTAG